The following DNA comes from Streptomyces sp. NBC_00273.
CCTGCAAGGCGGCCCTGCTCGCCGTCGCCACCCCCTGGTCGGTGGCGGCGGTGCTCGCCGCCGACCGGACCGGCAAGGGCCTGCGCACCGCCCCGCGCGATGCGCTGATCTCGCTGTCCGTGCCGCCCGGGGAGCAGGGCCGCGCCTTCGGGGTGCACCGCGCACTGGACACGGCGGGCGCCCTGCTGGGGCCGCTGGCCGCGTTCGGGGTGTTGTGGGTGGCGGTGGACGGGTACGAAGCCGTGTTCACCGTGAGCGCTTGCGTCGCCATCCTGGGCGTGGTGCTGCTCGCGCTCTTCGTCCGGGAGGCCCCGGCGCCCGCCCCCGCCCCTGCGCCGGCCCGGGCCCGTCCTGCGCTGCCGCCCGTACGCACCCTGCTGCGCCTGCCCGGCCTGCGGGGGCTCTGCCTGACCGCCGTCGTGCTCGGCCTGTTCACCGTCGGCGACGCATTCCTCTACTTGCTGCTCCAGCGCCGGCTCGACCTGTCGGCCGCGTACTTCCCGCTGCTGCCCGTCGGCACGGCGGCCGTCTTCCTGCTGGCCGCCCTGCCCGTGGGCCGGCTCGCCGACCGGCTGGGCCGGCGCCGGGTCTTCCTCGGCGGGCACGTGCTGTTGCTCGGTGCCTGCCTGCTGCTCCTGGCCCCGCTGCCGGCCGGGGCGCTGCTGGTGGTCGGTGTGCTCGCGCCGCTCGGCCTGTTCTACGCGGCCACCGACGGGGTGCTGATGGCGGCCGCCGGGCCGCTGCTGCCCCCGGAGCTGCGCACGACCGGGCTCGCGGTGCTCCAGACGGCCCAGGCGCTGGCCCGGTTCGCGGGTTCCCTGCTGTTCGGGTCGGCCTGGACCCTGTGGGGGCCGGGCCCGGCGCTCGCCCTGGCGGCGGCCGGGCTGTTGCTGTCGCTGGCGGCGGTCGCCGTCATAGGGTCGGTGCATGCCGGAAACACAGCGGACTCTTGAAGGCAGGGTGGCCCTCGTGGCCGGGGCGACGCGCGGCGCGGGCCGGGGCATCGCGGTCCAGTTGGGCGCGCAGGGTGCGACCGTGTACGTGTCGGGGCGCAGCACCCGGGGCAGACGCTCGGAGTACGACCGGCCCGAGACGATCGAGGAGACGGCCGAGCTGGTTACCGCCGCGGGCGGGCGGGGCATCCCCGTGGTCGCCGACCATCTGGTGCCGGCGGAGGTCGAGGCCCTGGTCGGGCGGATCGACGCGGAACAGGGCCGTCTGGACGTCCTGGTCAATGACATCTGGGGCGGGGAGCTGCTCTTCGAGTGGGAGAGCACGGTCTGGGAGCACGACCTGGACAAGGGGTTGCGGCTGATGCGGCTGGCCGTGGAGACCCACGCCGTCACGAGCCATTTCGCGGTGCCGTTGCTGCTGCGCGAGCCGGGCGGTCTGGTGGTGGAGATGACGGACGGAACCGCCGAGTACAACGCCAGCCGCTACCGGGTGTCCTTCTTCTACGACATCGCCAAGTCCTCGGTGCTGCGCATGGCGTTCGCGCTGGGGCACGAGCTGGGGCCGCGGGGGGCCACGGCGGTGGCGCTGACGCCGGGTTGGCTGCGCTCGGAGATGATGCTCGACACCTTCGGGGTGACGGAGGCGAACTGGCGGGACGCGTTGGCCAAGGTCCCGCACTTCGCCATCTCCGAGACCCCGTCGTACGTGGGCCGGGCGGTCGCGGCCCTCGCCGCGGACCCGGAGGTGGCCCGCTGGAACGGCCGGTCCCTCTCCAGCGGGCAGCTCGCCCGGGAGTACGGCTTCACGGACCTCGACGGCAGCAGCCCGGACGCCTGGCGCTACATGGTCGAGGTCCAGGACCCGGACCGCCCCGCGGACACCACGGGCTACCGCTGACGGGTCCGCCCTGCCCGTCCCGGCCCTGCCGGCCCGGGGCGGGCTGGGCGCCGGGTCAGCGCGCCGGACGGGAGTCGATCAGGCGGGTCAGGCCGTCGAGGACGCACTGCAGACCGAAGGTCCAGAGCGTCTGCGGGTGGTATCCGGCGACCGTGGCGCCCACGCGGCCGGCGAGCGGGTAGCGCTCGGGGTCCAGCGCCCGGGCCAGCAGCGGCTCGCTGACGGCCCACCAGTCCTCCTGGCTCTGGCGGCTGTTGTGCGCCGCGTCGTCGGCGACCCCGAGGGCGTGCGCGTGGACGAAGCCGAGGAGGTGGGCCAGGCCCGCGTCCATCTCGACGTCGGTGAGGCCGATGCCCTCGAAGGCCGCCAGTTCGTACTCGTACTTCCCGATGACCCCGGGCCCCAGCGGTGGACGGGTGACCGCCAGGTCCGCGATCCAGGGGTGGCGGGCGAGCAGGTCGCGGTTGTCCTCGGCCACGCGGGTGACCTTGGTCCGCCACGGGTCCCGCGCGCCGGGCGGCCGGCGCTCCATGCGCTCGTACGCCTCGTCCAGCATGAGGTCGAGGAGTTCGGCCTTGCCGGGGACGTACGTGTAGAGGGTCATGGGCGTCACGGCCAACCGCTGGGCCAGGGCCCGCATGGTGAGCGCGGTCAGTCCGGACTCGTCGGCGAGTTCGGTCGCGGCCCCGACCACGGCGTCGACGGTGAGGCCCTGCCGCGGGCCGCGGCGGCCCGGCCGGGCCGGCTGTTGCCCCCGCTCCCGCCACAGCAGCTCCAGCGTACGGACGGGGTCGCCCGCCCCGCTGCGGTCCTTCGCCATGTGCGGTCCTCCGAGCGTCCGGCCAACAATTCACTGTACGCCGTATAGAGTACAGTGTAGAAAGTAAGCTCCAGACACCGCCACGCGAGGAGTTCCGTGCAGATCGCCGCCGACAGCCATCAGGTCATCCAGGTCCGCGGAGCGCGGGAGAACAACCTGACGGACATCTCCCTCGACATCCCCAAGCGCCGGCTCACCGTCTTCACCGGTGTCTCCGGCTCCGGCAAGTCCTCCCTCGTCTTCGGCACCATCGCCGCCGAGTCGCAGCGGATGATCAACGAGACGTACACGGCCTTCATCCAGTCCTTCCTGCCGAGTCAGGGCCGGCCCGACGTGGACGGGCTGCACAATCTGAGCGCCGCCATCGTCGTCGACCAGGAGCGGATGGGCGCGAACTCACGCTCCACGGTCGGGACCGCCACCGACGCCTCCACCATGTTGCGGATCGTCTTCTCCCGCCTCGGCGTCCCGCACATCGGCGCGTCCAGCGCCTTCAGCTTCAACGCGCCTGACGGCATGTGCCCGCGCTGCGAGGGGATCGGGCAGGTCTCCGACATCGACGTGGACCAGTTGGTGGACCGTGAACTCTCCCTCAACGAGGGCGCGATCACCGTCCCCGGCTTCGCCGTGGACACCTGGTACTGGCAGAACATGGTCAACTCCGGCTTCTACTCCGCCCATGTCAAGCTCAAGGACTTCACGGAGCAGGAGTGGGCCGACTTCCTGCACATGGGC
Coding sequences within:
- a CDS encoding SDR family oxidoreductase, which produces MPETQRTLEGRVALVAGATRGAGRGIAVQLGAQGATVYVSGRSTRGRRSEYDRPETIEETAELVTAAGGRGIPVVADHLVPAEVEALVGRIDAEQGRLDVLVNDIWGGELLFEWESTVWEHDLDKGLRLMRLAVETHAVTSHFAVPLLLREPGGLVVEMTDGTAEYNASRYRVSFFYDIAKSSVLRMAFALGHELGPRGATAVALTPGWLRSEMMLDTFGVTEANWRDALAKVPHFAISETPSYVGRAVAALAADPEVARWNGRSLSSGQLAREYGFTDLDGSSPDAWRYMVEVQDPDRPADTTGYR
- a CDS encoding MFS transporter; amino-acid sequence: MYLSTSRASDIAGGTPAPKGPLRAVPGTVFALGLVSLVTDVSAEMVTAVLPLYLMAGLGMSPLAFGALDGLHQGATAVLRLAGGRIADRTRRHKLVAGAGYALSAACKAALLAVATPWSVAAVLAADRTGKGLRTAPRDALISLSVPPGEQGRAFGVHRALDTAGALLGPLAAFGVLWVAVDGYEAVFTVSACVAILGVVLLALFVREAPAPAPAPAPARARPALPPVRTLLRLPGLRGLCLTAVVLGLFTVGDAFLYLLLQRRLDLSAAYFPLLPVGTAAVFLLAALPVGRLADRLGRRRVFLGGHVLLLGACLLLLAPLPAGALLVVGVLAPLGLFYAATDGVLMAAAGPLLPPELRTTGLAVLQTAQALARFAGSLLFGSAWTLWGPGPALALAAAGLLLSLAAVAVIGSVHAGNTADS
- a CDS encoding TetR/AcrR family transcriptional regulator, coding for MAKDRSGAGDPVRTLELLWRERGQQPARPGRRGPRQGLTVDAVVGAATELADESGLTALTMRALAQRLAVTPMTLYTYVPGKAELLDLMLDEAYERMERRPPGARDPWRTKVTRVAEDNRDLLARHPWIADLAVTRPPLGPGVIGKYEYELAAFEGIGLTDVEMDAGLAHLLGFVHAHALGVADDAAHNSRQSQEDWWAVSEPLLARALDPERYPLAGRVGATVAGYHPQTLWTFGLQCVLDGLTRLIDSRPAR